A section of the Candidatus Zixiibacteriota bacterium genome encodes:
- a CDS encoding methylmalonyl-CoA mutase family protein has protein sequence MFDKKFLEGVDNRRKNWAKEAEKNGKQKSRPRFITVSGDEIKDLYTPLDIAHIDFDKNIGFPGEYPYTRGIHHTMYRTRLWTMRQFSGMGTPRQTNERYHYLLNHGQTGLSVAFDLPTLMGFDSDHERSLGEVGKCGVAVDTLADMEILFDNINLGQVSTSMTINAPASILLAKYLAVAEKQGVPFDKLRGTLQNDILKEYIAQKEWIFPPEPSIRLITDMMAFCTEHVPQWNTISISGYHIREAGSTAAQELAFTLADGFAYIEAAIADGQDVDKFATRLSFFFNAHQDFFEEIAKYRAARRIYARRMKEKYKAKEERNWLLRFHTQTAGCSLTAQQPENNIVRTALEGLSAVLGGTQSLHTNSMDETLALPSDKAALIALRTQQIIAHETGVTNTIDPLAGSYFVEALTDKMEADAEAYLAEIERRGGVLKCIEEGYFQREIAKAAYRYQKEIEKKERIIVGINDYLVEDEEITIPILKIDETVEKEQKAFIHKVKSDRDNDKVKRTLEELRICAEGNGNTQKAILDCVRVYATEGEIVETLKPIFGEYVEPPII, from the coding sequence ATGTTCGATAAGAAATTCCTCGAGGGAGTGGACAATAGACGTAAGAATTGGGCGAAAGAGGCGGAAAAAAATGGCAAGCAGAAATCGAGGCCGAGATTCATTACGGTTTCCGGCGATGAAATCAAAGACCTCTACACGCCGCTTGATATCGCCCATATCGATTTTGACAAGAATATCGGATTTCCGGGGGAATACCCCTACACCCGCGGGATTCATCATACGATGTACCGCACCCGTCTCTGGACAATGCGTCAGTTTTCCGGAATGGGGACGCCACGGCAGACCAACGAGCGGTATCATTATCTTCTGAATCACGGGCAGACAGGATTGTCGGTGGCGTTTGACCTTCCGACGCTGATGGGATTCGACAGCGACCACGAGCGGTCGCTGGGGGAGGTTGGGAAATGCGGAGTGGCGGTGGATACCCTGGCGGATATGGAAATACTCTTCGATAATATCAACCTGGGGCAGGTATCGACGTCGATGACGATAAATGCGCCGGCGTCGATTTTACTGGCGAAGTACCTGGCGGTAGCGGAAAAGCAGGGGGTGCCGTTTGACAAGTTGCGGGGGACGCTTCAGAATGACATATTGAAAGAGTATATCGCGCAGAAGGAGTGGATATTTCCGCCGGAGCCATCAATTAGACTGATAACGGACATGATGGCGTTCTGCACGGAGCATGTTCCGCAGTGGAATACGATATCGATTTCGGGGTATCATATCCGGGAGGCGGGTTCGACGGCGGCGCAGGAGCTGGCGTTTACGCTGGCGGACGGGTTTGCGTATATCGAGGCGGCGATAGCGGATGGGCAGGATGTGGATAAATTTGCGACGAGGCTGTCGTTCTTTTTCAATGCGCACCAGGATTTTTTCGAAGAGATAGCGAAGTACCGGGCGGCACGGAGGATTTACGCGCGCCGGATGAAGGAAAAGTACAAAGCGAAAGAGGAGCGGAACTGGCTACTCAGATTCCATACGCAGACGGCAGGATGCTCGCTCACGGCGCAACAGCCGGAGAATAATATTGTGAGGACGGCGCTGGAGGGGCTCTCGGCGGTACTGGGCGGGACGCAGTCGCTTCATACGAATTCGATGGATGAGACATTGGCTCTTCCATCGGACAAAGCCGCCCTCATTGCATTGCGGACCCAGCAGATAATTGCGCATGAGACGGGAGTGACGAATACGATTGACCCGCTGGCGGGGTCGTATTTTGTGGAGGCGCTGACGGACAAGATGGAAGCGGACGCGGAGGCGTATCTGGCGGAAATAGAACGTCGCGGGGGAGTGCTGAAATGTATCGAGGAGGGGTATTTCCAGAGGGAGATTGCGAAGGCGGCGTATCGGTATCAGAAAGAAATCGAGAAGAAGGAGCGGATAATAGTCGGGATAAACGATTACCTGGTGGAAGATGAAGAGATAACGATTCCGATTTTGAAGATAGATGAGACGGTGGAAAAGGAGCAGAAGGCGTTTATCCACAAGGTCAAGAGTGACCGGGATAACGACAAGGTGAAGCGGACGCTGGAAGAGCTTCGGATTTGCGCCGAGGGGAATGGGAATACGCAGAAGGCGATCCTGGATTGTGTGCGGGTGTATGCGACGGAGGGGGAGATAGTGGAGACTTTGAAGCCGATTTTTGGGGAGTATGTAGAGCCGCCGATTATTTAG